The window TCTCGCCTCCTTTAAATGGCGGTTGACAACCAACTTTACCACAACTGACCAGTGTGGACCTCAAAGTCAATCTTTCAATCacacacgtgggtatatgctcctagaAACcattgaggagatgggagaggccagACTTGCAGCACGCTGAGCATCACAAATAAAACCAATTTCTATTTTAGCACCTGGCCACGCAGACGCTTGCTGAGGtgcacgagcagtgtgggtgtacatttattttgcaccgCGAGCGGTGGGGTGAGCATGTAATTAGAACATTGCAGAAACTATTGAATTGCATTCACGACACTGTTAAAGACTACCCATTTTGTTAATGGTATAAATGAACCCCGAAATAGTGTCGCTTTGTGAACCCCCAGCCATATGCCCCGGACTCACGTTGACGAGGATGTTTGTGTCTATAAGTTCTGTGACGTATTCGACCCCATTAATTAAGGACGTCAGCTTGTTACCTTCCCTCATCACCACAGACTGAAACACAGGAGAGGTCAATGGTTAGATCTgaaagcagtggtcaccaactacAGTCAACTAGCACCAATTTAACAGGCCCAAGTTGGATGGCCATATATGGAGAAGAAAAAAGAGACAGTTGGTTATGAGATGTAAACTGCTATAATTTTGCAACTGAGCCCAGTCCCTGGAGAGCAGAGGAGATTCTCTGACAAAGAATGTCAGTCCTCCCACAACATCACTGGGACCTGAAATAACCATAGTGAACCCACATCAGCTCAACTTATAGTTTAGTTAGATACTGGCTGTATATGTAGAGAGATGGATAAATCCAGGCTACATGTATGAAACTCATGGTTGGGTTGTGACATGCGCCACCCACAGTGACTTTCTCCCCGGTCGGCGACTCGAGCTCCGTCTCCTGGCCAATGGTGAAGGAGTTGGTGAGGACCCTTGTCCCCGTGGTGACAGTCATCTTGAAGTGGTCTCCAGTCTGCTCAATCTCAGTGATGCTCTTAATGTCTTTGCCCTCCTGGATAAGCTCATCAGGGAGACCTACATGTTTGCGGCAGCGAGAGAGTCATATACACTGAGCTTTTTAGTATTACAGAAATTTAATGTAGTGGGACATGAACACTGAAGAAAAGCTCTGAGGCACTCTAATATGGCAACAATGAACTGAATGCAAACATTGAATGcattcccagctagcacataacgttctgaggaCCATACATTTTAGGGCTTGGTTATTTCGCATACCACATTCTGGCAATGGTGCAGgacagttgcttggctttggaacattctcattAAGGAATTcaacaaaatgttattttcttGGCATTTCATTATTTGATCAGAATATTCCCTGAAAGTTCAAACATTTAATTGAAGGTAAAGTAATAGGAACATTAGGAATTTTACGTTGGGAATGTTCTCAAGTTGTTCAGCTGACTAAATGTTctcctgtgggaatttcagtacttcagcataaagtTCTTTAGGTTCTCAGTtcaagtcatgttctcagaacactAAAAACTTGCATTATGAAAGCAAAAAATTACTGAAACACACATTCCGTTTTCAGCTTCAACAATCACGATCATCTGTTAAGTGTGTTGACCACAGTagttggccacacctgatcttaatgagtgctcaTTCCTGTTGAAATAGTGTTTGAATAGACTACTTTTATCCACTTTCAATGAGTTACAAAACTAATGCATGACAACTCCATCCTGGAAGCACAGTGAATTAATTCAATGGATAGAGGACAGAAGAGCATAGGTTTAATCTCACTGATACAATAAATAATTAAAGCCTAAACAAATCATTTTCAAACCCATCTGTGCTGGAAGCTCAAAATAGTTAACCCAAACAGTGTTTTTTAGTCTTAAATtaaacattcagtgaaagttataaaaacacagaaaataacctataatttgtttttaaaaGAACTAACACCTCCCAGGAGAACATAGTAAGAtgctcagaacctccctggaacctaTAAATAAATCTAATTAAAAAACATTCCTACATCTCACTTCCATTCTCAGAACATCCAAGGAAACTAGTGTGCTACCTGGGTTTGCGCCTCAGAAGTAACCATTGCATTCGCAATCACCAATGAACATCATTACTGAAAGGACTACGACTTCTGAAATTAACACCCAAAGTCTAATCAAACGTACAACCCAACAGCAAAACCTACCAACAGCCTCCATGAAAGACTCAAAGTTCTCATGTGTCTCCATCTGGTATATCCCTGAGAAAGACATGGTGACTATAAGGTAGAGACATCCACAGCTCCGTGCTTGTCTTTATACCCTCATCTATCCAGCCCTGCACTCATTAACTAACTAAAGGTGTCTACAATTGAGAACCCCTCCCCCTCATATCTTCCCTGCTACTTGCctgtaggcacagatctaggataagCTTCCCAGCCAAGGGCAACGAATCTACATAGCAATGGTCAACTTTATTGTGCTCCCCTTCTCATCCTCTCTTCTTCTACTTCTACTTTGTGTGAGTGATCATTGATCTGTTTTGATAAGCAAGGCCTCCTCGACTCCTTAGAAAAATGACAAGCAGTCTCGTCATTGTAATACAAGTATATGGATCAATCAACACATTTCAAATTCAACTTGACTTTATCTCGCTATACACCTGTATTGAAATTAAACTAGGCTACATTGCACTTTGAGGTGATTGAGTTGAGAGGTGTATTTTGTCTACCTGCACTATAAAAAAGTTGAATCAATGTACAATTGTAAGGCAGCGGACTGCAATATGATTGTGAGTTTTCAAAAATGTTTGGCATATAGCTGCACCAACATAATGTTCACTCAACTTTTAATTTTACATAGAGGGAACATACAATTCAACTTGAAAACCAGAGAACGTTAATCACCCCCAACCTGCACTGACAATGACTGGCAGGAAATACTTCTATTTGATTTAGCTAGTCTCAATAATAACTGGAACAGCCATCTCAGTAACAGATGCAAAAAGTCCAACTAATAACAGATTGGATtactttagaaaaatgtatgttacttaTGTTGGTGTAGCATAAGATAtatcctgtttgggatagggggcagcattttcactttggatgaatcgcgtgcccatagtgaactgcctcctactctgtcccaggtgcaaatatatgcatattattattactattggatagaaaacactcggaagtttctaaaactgtttgaattatgtctgtgagtataacagaactcatatggcaggcaaacttccaaacaggaagtggaaattctggggctggttgatgttAAACTCATTGCCTATTCAAttcccagtaagatatggatctgttcacacttcctacgccttccactagatgtcaacagtcagtagaacgtggaatgaagcctctagtgtgatgtggggccggatggcagctatttgagtcagtggtctggcagaatgctagttcctggtcacgcgcgctAGTCATGATATGACCATGTGTTCCATTACTCTGTAGACAAAaacgaatgctccggttggaacgttattggatgtatatgataacaacatcctgaagattgattctctacttaatttgaccagtttattcgacctagAATATAaccttttgaagttttcgtccgagtttgcctggaccggcgccagcgtttggacatgtgaacaaaaagtgctagcaaaagtagctaattggaatctagtaatggacattatcgaacaaaactggaactaggattcctggcactgcattctgatgaaagatcatcaaaggtaagggaatatttatgacgtaatttcgtatttctgttgactccaacatggcggagaaatgttgtgtatttctgagcgccgtctcagattattgcatggtatgctttttcctaaagttaaaaaaaattctgacacagcggttgcattaagaaccagtgtatctttaattatatgtaaaacatgtatctttcattaaagtttatgatgagtatttctgttatttgacgtggctctctgtaattactccggatattttggaggcaattctgaacatggtgccaatgtaaaccgagatttgtggatataaatatgcacattatcgaacaaaacataaatgtattgggtaacatgatgtcctatgagtgtcatctgataaagattatcaaaggttagtgattaatcttatctctatttctgcttttgtgactctatctttggctgggggaaatggctgtgtgtttttttggatttggtggtgatctaacataaatatatgttgtgttttcgctgtaaaacattttaaaaattggacacgatggttagattaacaagatgtttatttttcatttgctgtattggacttgttattgtatgaaagttacatatttcaaaaaaatacttttgaatttcgcgcgctgccttttcagcggaatgttgtgggtgttccgctagcggaatgtCGTGGGTGTTAAAGgataatcaaccaatcaatgtacatgcaaaagcacagatctttaaaaaaaaacaattcaACGTACAATTGTAAGGCAACCAGCTGCAATAGGGTTGCGAGTTTGCTCCACATCTGGGAATATACCTGAACCAACATACAGTGTTGACTTCCAAAAACAAACATGAAATTTTAATTAGACTCAACAAGTTTTTATACATTCAGCTCACTGTGAGCAAAGTTTGTTGAGTGAACAAACGTTCACCCATTAGCTACATTTATTTTCCTTCTGAAGTCCAACAAACTCAGAGAATAACACTGATTATTAATCAattggttaacctgttgaggctgggggcgctgttgtcactatttatggtaatcttgtaatttttgaaacggcttcctacaaaactcttgatcgtacaatatgcatattattattattattggatagaaaacagtctatagtttctataggagttgaaattttgtctctaagtggaacagaacccattctacagcaatttccctgacatggagtcagatttcagaaattttggcccctgatctggagtcagttaaaaggccactgttattgctatgagtatacggacactgcttacgtcttcccctggatgcctttacgtgatgacgatttgaatggggtcgattgcgcgttcacaggcactataaattaaaaaaccctgtagctagtaagtcttttgcagctgcgttatgcgcgtggaggacaccgacccgcacctgttccaagcattagtgttgggagtaatctttctccggtcatgttaagactcgttataggagttaaaaacatcataaggtagttaatttaaagcgttttatagcaatttatatccgtttagtgcgattttgggacatttatttctgaaacgctgtgaatcgccgggcacgcttccagttcatgctgaacgcagttggcatttccacatggcaagaggacagctttccaccaaaagacgattagacccaagaaaggatcctttgcccaagatactgatggaagaacagctcaaagtaggacatttttattatgataaatcgtgtttctgtcgaaaaatgttagtggcttaggacgccatgttttttgacgtagcttcgcttggcgcaaactgtattggtaagggtaatttaaaaaatgtaattccgcgattgtattaagaattaaattgtctatcaatcgatgtccaccctatattttttagtcacgtttatgagtatttatgtataagagtagatcactgtctaatatggcgcacggacattttctcaccagctgggctactttccccattgtctaaccatgattttggtggctaaatatgcacattttcgaacaaactgtatatgcatgttgtaatgtgatgttacaggggtgtcatctgaagaattctgagaaggttagtgaaaaaaataatatattttggcgatgttgacgttatcgctcactttggctagaattaatgctggggtaatgtttgcacctgtgctatgctaatataacgatttattgtgttttcgctgtaagacacttagaaaatctgaaatattgtctgtattcacaggatctgtgtctttcgattagtgtatgctgtgtatttttacgaaatgtttgatgattagtaagtaggtaaacacgttgctctatgtagttattctagtccatttgtgacggtgggtgcaattgtaacctatgccatctacctgaaatatgcacatttttctaacaaaacctatcccataccataaatatgttatcagactgtcatctaatgagtttttttgttggttaggggctataaatatcttagtttagccgaattggtgatagctactggtgttggtggacaaataaaagatggtggattatgctaatgtgtttttaggtaatagatgtacatctttacatattgtgtcttccctgtaaaacattttaaaaatcggacatgttggctggattcacaagatctgtgtctttcattagctgtattggactttaatgtgtgaaagttaaatattttaaaaaaatatatattttttgaattttgcggctctgccttttcagtgggggtgggggtggagtgccgctagcggcaccctcagcctagacaggttaagtgaaCACACTTGCCAGTtgttcagcgcatgctcggagtacacgtcctggtaatccttctcgtcctgcggccttgtgaatgttgacctgtttaaaggtcttacgcaCATCGGCtaaggagagcgtgatcacacactcgtccggaacagctgatgctctcatgcatgtttcagtgttactcgcctcgaagcgagcatagaagtaatttagctcgtctggtaggctcgtgtcactgggcagctcttggctgtacttccctttgttgtctgtaatagtttgcaagccctgccacatccgacgagcgtcagagccggtgtagtttgattcaatcttagtcctgtattgatgttttgcctgtttgatggtttgtcagagggcatagcgagatttcttgtaagcttccgggttagagtctcgttccttgaaagcggcagctctaccctttagctcagtgcggatgttgcctgtaatccatggcttctggttggggtatgtacgtacagtcactgtgggaacgacgtcgtcgatgcacttattgatgaagccagtgactgatgtggtgcactcctcaatgccatcggaagaatcccagaacatattccagtatgtgttagcaaaacagtcctgtagcttagcatctgcttcatctgaacacttttttattgaccgagtcactggtgctttctgctttagttttcacttgtaagcaggaatcaggaggatagaattatggtcagattttccaaatggagggtgggggagagctttgtacttgTCTCTGTGTATGaagtaaaggtggtatagagttttttccccctctggttgcacatttaacatgcttgtgggaatgaggtaaaacggacttaagtttccctgcattaatgtccccggccactaggagtgccgcccctggatgagcgttttcctgtttgcttatggccgtatacagctcattgagtgcgat is drawn from Salvelinus fontinalis isolate EN_2023a chromosome 4, ASM2944872v1, whole genome shotgun sequence and contains these coding sequences:
- the LOC129852791 gene encoding fatty acid binding protein 1-B.1-like, with amino-acid sequence MSFSGIYQMETHENFESFMEAVGLPDELIQEGKDIKSITEIEQTGDHFKMTVTTGTRVLTNSFTIGQETELESPTGEKVTSVVMREGNKLTSLINGVEYVTELIDTNILVNTMTLAGISYKRTSKRI